A single window of Xylocopilactobacillus apicola DNA harbors:
- a CDS encoding ABC transporter ATP-binding protein codes for MIKMRGINKAYIMNDDDSPQYVLKDIDLEIKEKEFTAIMGPSGSGKSTLINIISFLDRDFSGEYYFTDQDVKEFKDQDLSTMRNHNVGFVFQSFNLIETDTVYENVELPLLYCGKTHRSAKPIVIKQLEKVGLLVKKDQFPSQLSGGQKQRIAIARALANEPTFIVADEPTGALDSKTSSEIMTLFQKLNSEHDTTILMVTHDPEAASYCKRVVQVKDGQVIG; via the coding sequence ATGATTAAGATGAGAGGAATTAATAAGGCCTACATCATGAATGATGATGATAGCCCTCAATATGTTTTAAAAGACATTGACCTTGAGATTAAAGAAAAAGAATTCACGGCGATTATGGGTCCAAGCGGGTCTGGGAAGTCGACCTTGATTAATATTATTAGTTTTTTAGATCGTGATTTCTCGGGTGAATATTATTTCACTGATCAAGATGTCAAAGAGTTCAAAGATCAAGATCTTTCCACGATGCGTAATCACAATGTCGGTTTTGTCTTTCAGTCCTTTAACTTAATTGAGACTGATACCGTCTATGAAAACGTAGAGTTGCCCTTGTTGTATTGCGGAAAAACTCATCGTAGTGCGAAGCCCATTGTCATTAAACAATTAGAAAAAGTTGGGCTGCTTGTTAAGAAAGATCAATTTCCAAGTCAGCTCTCAGGTGGTCAAAAGCAGCGAATTGCCATTGCACGAGCGCTTGCCAATGAACCGACGTTCATTGTTGCCGATGAGCCAACTGGTGCGCTCGATAGTAAGACCTCATCTGAAATCATGACTCTTTTTCAAAAGCTAAATTCCGAGCATGACACGACAATTTTGATGGTGACGCATGATCCTGAAGCCGCCTCTTATTGTAAGCGAGTAGTTCAAGTTAAAGATGGTCAGGTGATCGGATGA
- a CDS encoding efflux RND transporter periplasmic adaptor subunit: MKKHWIVITITSVAIIAVLVGAMTLLQKRRVAAQMPDRETITETLQVKKSEPLSFNGIYKSNNTQSVSFNQALGDSVNLEKQNGEAVTQGDLIATYYSTKDYNTLLDKKKQINQKNADINNLKQDVQGNSTKITNLTNEVNQLTKDLNKMRDDAPNKVYAQFDGVLTVPTGSNDGVKPLAEISSNEASVQIQVSEYDLSHLQKDQAVKLSPVDSGNKIKGTISSIAERPDNNTSKISTYLVSITTEEALKNGNHVQVSIPLNEVKIPLSAVKEEDKKFYIYKANGSKYTKKEIQGTKKDNYFLVTSGLKNDESIVKNYKAAD, from the coding sequence ATGAAAAAACATTGGATAGTAATTACGATCACGAGTGTTGCAATAATTGCAGTATTGGTCGGGGCAATGACATTATTGCAAAAACGCCGAGTTGCTGCTCAGATGCCTGACAGGGAAACAATTACAGAAACTCTGCAGGTCAAAAAGAGTGAGCCGCTTAGCTTTAATGGAATTTATAAATCAAACAATACTCAAAGTGTTAGCTTCAATCAGGCTTTGGGGGATTCAGTTAATTTAGAAAAGCAAAATGGCGAAGCGGTAACCCAAGGAGATCTAATAGCAACATATTACAGCACGAAAGATTACAACACGCTTTTGGATAAGAAGAAGCAAATTAATCAAAAGAATGCTGATATTAATAATCTCAAGCAAGATGTGCAGGGCAATTCTACAAAAATTACCAATTTAACTAATGAAGTGAATCAATTAACTAAAGATCTCAATAAGATGCGAGATGATGCGCCAAACAAGGTTTACGCCCAGTTTGATGGTGTTTTGACGGTGCCTACAGGTAGTAATGACGGAGTTAAACCATTGGCTGAAATTAGTAGTAACGAAGCCTCTGTTCAGATTCAAGTCAGCGAATATGATCTCAGTCATCTTCAAAAAGATCAAGCGGTGAAATTATCGCCAGTCGATTCTGGTAACAAGATCAAGGGAACTATTAGTAGTATTGCTGAGCGGCCCGATAACAACACAAGTAAAATTTCAACTTATCTGGTTTCGATTACTACGGAAGAAGCTTTGAAAAATGGTAATCACGTTCAAGTATCGATTCCATTAAATGAAGTTAAAATTCCTCTTTCAGCTGTTAAAGAAGAAGATAAGAAATTCTACATTTATAAAGCGAATGGCTCGAAGTACACGAAAAAAGAGATTCAAGGAACGAAAAAGGACAACTATTTCTTGGTTACCAGCGGTTTGAAAAATGACGAATCAATTGTCAAGAATTATAAAGCAGCGGACTAG
- a CDS encoding pectate lyase-like adhesive domain-containing protein, with the protein MFLLVFLTVIFSGLRVSASKTSNLSNISLMDLHPISVLAKDNSLNSKPDIYAPFYGNGFLPGIYGSATDDPRTQYDTPDPDDPENIKKFRVKTHPETDLQIKERLTKDDVYDQIQRYKSEGETAYVSTPDELLNALWGRRGAYKSTDPFPSFAPDGSGAIAQVNITHIVLTKDIVFTLATTVNGYQSFNNLVAYTNQYIPNRNIVIDGIDPRDPTKTKHTLDFNGSIDNSRIDLNSNYFKSKFVFNNINLQGTDYFGPGSAVGNPIDKTVIYRNIKYRGSQLAASYRTDIVFTGYNDVQSTISYQTLEPVSTTGATNSNGLIYDDARPGKMLYAFGHLPTNAPAGSSESYECQQIMESYNVTFALNTKFEGKTATTGAFVLGYYLSNGKPCNVNVMDHAEVNVESTNQGSRAEYSDYTATIQLWSGELEVHPHAVLNINAYEFQNTSPSGDTNPNNITHNPSYTRDLINLTPQGGFNPNVKVDDYATINGTQTGPIASAGLSRGAVSLGVGASLDVGKWAKFNIESTDAKVSIQPVLNMESGAKVSVAQPGTFNLEGDGDYTGARSLIQLGSTATFEFNRARMVNIQYKGTQPNTNLISMNPGQMHVENMDVYAWNRGNSAATGTHPDPYDNVEGKDFMWQSIFNFIANYNSAGFVNIDAAASSLFPNDIADMRINYNTNRFQRVMFHYIPTVYFMDFTSKPVDSPSSDVNSYQISGKVVTDNINDPEGDYVPMDGAYVRLSGHVKNTAAASEVGSVDLDQPFYNKIDPDPRWADISASGLDITSKFSAITKPDGTFTVLAGEPVIGIFETFMASDPSDPENTRPNENGRIQAFAFSRGNYNFANTEVLDKGKPRAQAAPLRYSVVDRPAPDPKYFVDTSVDPATGLTKISDLYPGINSNAFTKLSDYKFTFDSRNLATDTTFWGTPGNNKSVYVNVTDPSGNTTVVEGKVTISSLPVFIEVNKPNAVVKIPDGSASWTPAQWQNWVTTTNPNEARALKINSDGSTTDISSQMTNNANAFGQQVNNITYTVPTGAVPPAATTTTANATIELRSDTLQLKLPLDSNNLTAPISFGRYGSYNTGYLKSKDTTSYAGKILDDRVDKTHDWSLDIVASKFKETYPGVTELPIETIDLGLLQNTTNIFSDLISTADTIASGVGNHDFDVLTGAGLTDSNNKLTIYRPNNDSRLNGRSYSSKLTWTLIDTTP; encoded by the coding sequence TTGTTTTTGTTGGTTTTTTTAACTGTAATATTTTCAGGTTTGAGAGTTAGCGCAAGTAAAACTTCAAATCTATCTAATATTAGTTTAATGGACTTGCATCCTATCTCAGTTTTGGCAAAAGATAATAGTTTGAACTCTAAACCTGATATTTATGCTCCTTTTTATGGAAATGGGTTTTTACCTGGGATTTATGGTAGTGCAACTGATGATCCTCGAACACAATATGATACGCCTGACCCAGACGATCCAGAGAATATTAAAAAGTTTCGAGTGAAGACCCACCCAGAAACTGATCTTCAAATTAAGGAGCGCTTAACAAAAGATGATGTCTATGATCAGATTCAAAGATATAAGTCTGAGGGAGAGACCGCTTATGTTTCAACACCTGATGAACTTTTGAATGCACTTTGGGGGCGTAGAGGGGCATATAAATCAACAGATCCTTTTCCTTCATTTGCTCCAGATGGATCTGGTGCAATAGCTCAGGTTAATATTACCCACATTGTTTTGACCAAGGATATTGTTTTTACATTAGCAACTACGGTCAATGGTTATCAAAGTTTTAATAATTTGGTTGCTTATACGAATCAATATATTCCAAACCGAAATATAGTAATTGATGGAATTGATCCGAGGGATCCTACAAAAACAAAACATACGTTAGATTTTAATGGTTCAATTGATAACTCTAGGATCGATTTGAATAGTAATTATTTTAAGTCTAAGTTTGTATTTAATAATATTAATTTGCAAGGCACAGATTATTTTGGCCCTGGTTCAGCCGTCGGGAATCCAATCGATAAAACTGTTATTTATCGCAATATAAAATATCGTGGTTCTCAGTTAGCGGCATCCTATCGTACGGATATAGTATTCACTGGTTATAACGATGTTCAATCGACGATTTCTTATCAAACGTTAGAACCTGTCAGTACTACTGGTGCAACAAACAGTAACGGTTTAATTTATGATGACGCAAGACCTGGGAAGATGCTTTATGCTTTTGGTCATTTACCAACCAATGCTCCAGCCGGTTCTTCTGAATCATATGAGTGCCAACAGATTATGGAAAGTTATAATGTAACATTTGCGCTTAATACAAAATTCGAAGGAAAAACAGCCACAACTGGTGCTTTTGTGTTAGGATATTATCTTAGTAACGGAAAACCTTGTAATGTCAATGTTATGGATCATGCGGAAGTTAATGTTGAATCTACTAATCAAGGATCAAGAGCAGAATATTCAGATTATACGGCGACTATTCAACTATGGAGTGGGGAACTAGAAGTTCATCCTCACGCAGTACTAAATATTAATGCATATGAATTTCAAAATACTTCTCCTAGTGGTGATACTAACCCAAATAATATAACGCATAATCCGTCTTACACTAGAGACCTCATTAATTTAACGCCCCAGGGTGGATTTAATCCTAATGTTAAAGTTGATGATTATGCCACTATTAACGGAACTCAAACGGGACCAATTGCTTCAGCAGGATTAAGTAGAGGAGCAGTGAGTTTGGGGGTAGGAGCTTCATTAGATGTTGGTAAGTGGGCAAAATTTAATATTGAATCGACTGACGCGAAAGTAAGTATTCAGCCAGTATTAAACATGGAATCGGGAGCGAAGGTTAGCGTTGCTCAGCCAGGAACCTTTAATTTAGAGGGAGATGGTGATTATACTGGCGCTCGTTCTTTGATTCAACTTGGTTCCACCGCAACGTTTGAGTTTAACCGTGCTCGGATGGTTAATATTCAATATAAAGGAACACAGCCAAATACTAATTTGATCTCAATGAATCCAGGACAGATGCATGTTGAAAACATGGATGTTTACGCCTGGAATCGTGGGAATTCTGCAGCAACAGGCACACACCCTGATCCTTATGATAATGTTGAGGGAAAAGATTTCATGTGGCAGTCGATTTTTAACTTTATTGCAAACTATAACAGTGCGGGATTTGTGAATATTGATGCAGCAGCATCTTCTCTTTTCCCAAATGATATTGCAGATATGCGTATTAACTATAATACCAATAGATTCCAACGGGTAATGTTTCATTATATTCCGACGGTCTACTTTATGGACTTTACTTCAAAACCAGTTGATAGTCCAAGTAGCGATGTCAATTCTTATCAAATAAGCGGCAAAGTTGTTACTGATAACATTAATGATCCCGAAGGTGATTATGTGCCAATGGATGGGGCATACGTCAGATTAAGTGGACACGTTAAAAATACTGCAGCGGCAAGTGAGGTAGGTTCAGTTGATTTAGATCAGCCATTTTATAATAAAATTGATCCTGATCCTAGATGGGCAGACATTTCAGCATCAGGTCTGGACATTACTTCTAAATTTTCTGCGATTACAAAACCAGATGGGACTTTTACTGTTCTTGCAGGGGAACCAGTAATTGGTATTTTTGAAACCTTTATGGCGAGTGATCCGAGTGATCCTGAAAATACGAGACCGAATGAAAATGGAAGGATTCAGGCATTTGCATTTAGTCGAGGTAATTATAATTTTGCGAATACAGAAGTTTTAGATAAGGGTAAACCAAGGGCTCAAGCAGCTCCTTTAAGATATTCAGTTGTGGATCGCCCAGCTCCTGATCCAAAATATTTTGTTGATACTAGTGTGGATCCTGCTACAGGACTTACTAAAATTAGTGATTTGTATCCAGGTATTAATTCAAATGCTTTTACTAAGCTTAGCGATTATAAATTTACTTTTGATTCACGCAACTTAGCAACTGATACGACATTTTGGGGAACTCCTGGAAATAATAAGTCAGTTTACGTTAATGTAACTGATCCAAGTGGCAATACAACAGTTGTAGAAGGGAAAGTAACAATCTCTAGTCTTCCGGTTTTCATTGAAGTTAATAAGCCAAATGCAGTTGTAAAAATTCCTGATGGATCTGCTTCTTGGACTCCAGCACAGTGGCAAAATTGGGTAACAACCACTAATCCGAATGAAGCCAGGGCTCTTAAAATTAATTCTGATGGATCGACCACTGATATTAGTAGTCAAATGACTAACAATGCAAATGCATTTGGTCAACAAGTAAATAATATTACTTATACTGTGCCAACTGGTGCGGTACCTCCTGCAGCAACAACTACAACCGCTAATGCAACAATTGAACTAAGAAGTGATACTTTACAATTGAAGTTACCATTAGATTCGAATAATTTAACTGCACCAATTAGTTTCGGACGTTATGGATCTTACAATACGGGTTATCTCAAATCAAAAGATACAACTTCCTACGCTGGGAAAATCCTTGATGATCGAGTTGATAAAACTCATGATTGGTCGTTGGATATTGTAGCTTCAAAGTTTAAGGAGACTTATCCGGGAGTTACTGAACTTCCGATCGAAACAATTGATTTAGGATTGCTTCAAAATACAACAAATATTTTTTCTGATTTAATTTCAACTGCTGATACCATTGCTTCGGGTGTTGGTAATCATGATTTTGATGTATTAACCGGTGCAGGTTTAACTGATTCAAATAATAAGTTAACGATCTATCGTCCAAATAACGATAGCCGACTTAATGGCCGATCTTATAGTTCTAAACTTACTTGGACGTTGATTGATACAACTCCATAA
- a CDS encoding LytR/AlgR family response regulator transcription factor has protein sequence MIKIYVCDDQEIHLLAIKKIIEDAILFAEVPMQIELASTDPVEIAEHFEPSETNVYFLDIDLSNETYDGLKLAIKIRESDPRGFIIFITSHLEFGMLTFEYKLGTFDYIVKTPDPALLKNRVESTLKAIAERYQTEQVNQEQENHPKRIKFTSDYEEKYVPINELIMLEIVGNHKLQVMSKHQNFECNGSLGKLEYELPNYFFRCHRSTIINLKEVVSRSAKDEIISMSNGAELQCSRRQQKKFEKLLNEFNLQPYSK, from the coding sequence ATGATTAAAATCTATGTTTGTGACGATCAAGAAATCCATTTATTAGCAATTAAAAAAATCATTGAGGACGCAATTCTTTTTGCCGAGGTTCCGATGCAAATTGAACTGGCATCTACCGATCCCGTTGAAATTGCTGAACATTTTGAACCTAGTGAAACTAATGTTTATTTTTTAGATATTGATCTTTCAAATGAAACTTACGATGGTTTGAAACTGGCAATTAAAATTAGAGAAAGCGACCCGCGGGGCTTCATCATCTTTATTACTTCGCATTTGGAATTTGGGATGCTGACCTTTGAGTATAAACTTGGTACCTTTGATTATATTGTGAAAACTCCTGATCCTGCGCTACTCAAAAATAGAGTAGAATCGACATTAAAAGCAATTGCTGAGCGTTATCAAACCGAGCAAGTCAATCAAGAGCAAGAAAATCACCCTAAGCGTATCAAGTTTACTTCGGATTATGAAGAGAAATATGTGCCAATTAATGAGCTCATCATGTTAGAAATCGTCGGTAACCATAAACTGCAGGTCATGTCGAAGCATCAAAACTTTGAATGCAACGGTTCGCTTGGAAAACTTGAATACGAGTTACCAAATTACTTTTTCCGTTGCCACCGCAGTACAATCATTAATTTGAAGGAAGTTGTCAGCCGTTCGGCCAAAGATGAGATAATTTCCATGTCCAATGGGGCTGAGCTCCAATGTTCTAGGAGGCAGCAAAAAAAATTCGAAAAATTATTAAATGAATTCAATCTTCAACCATACTCAAAGTGA
- a CDS encoding sensor histidine kinase, with protein MLNIFSDFAMLLGSVVLEMNIFLFFNKLFTAKHKIALFLISFMVCEAFIRISHFNHSMFVIDSNQYLVITAIIIYGYYLIMGRKQVEFGPMLLFFLIENGFIKKIFDLLNYLRVIKNMKPLPQFYIVEFVLEIVIQIVLTLILRNKFRRAISLLFKTRNKRVIISGFLLVVAFGLFFAPKSPHNVTIISKPNNDVVKHGETFTIKMNSKEFNDLDRVFRWFVAFIIVAVAYTSYEVNKNRKHKRLATEKVMMENYIDTLEKMQFDIQKVQHDYKNMLMGITGYIEDDRVDVPELKHFLKKNQLMENNVKLKTGTLHQLKRINLPAVKGLISTKVVQASQLGIRVSVECSEDIQIRRVDPFDLSRGLGIILDNAIEECRNQKQPMIRIAFIDSYERTIIAVANTCKEETLNVVAGKSTKGKNRGFGLQNLKEIVNSSNHLGLETTCANYIFTQKIFIRK; from the coding sequence TTGCTTAATATTTTCAGTGACTTCGCCATGCTATTAGGTAGTGTGGTACTTGAAATGAACATTTTTTTGTTCTTCAACAAACTATTTACTGCCAAGCATAAGATTGCGTTGTTCTTAATTAGCTTCATGGTGTGTGAAGCGTTTATCAGGATTTCGCATTTCAATCATAGTATGTTTGTAATCGATTCCAATCAATATCTCGTTATTACGGCGATTATTATTTATGGCTATTATTTGATTATGGGACGTAAGCAGGTGGAATTTGGTCCGATGCTTTTATTTTTCCTAATTGAAAATGGATTTATCAAAAAAATATTTGATCTATTAAATTACTTGCGAGTTATAAAGAATATGAAACCGCTTCCGCAGTTCTATATAGTGGAATTTGTTTTAGAAATTGTAATTCAAATAGTTTTAACTCTAATTTTGCGCAATAAGTTTCGGCGAGCGATATCTTTACTGTTTAAAACACGAAACAAAAGGGTTATCATCAGTGGTTTTCTTTTGGTAGTCGCATTTGGACTGTTCTTTGCGCCAAAATCCCCCCATAATGTCACCATTATCTCAAAACCAAACAACGATGTAGTTAAGCACGGGGAAACTTTTACAATCAAGATGAACTCTAAAGAATTCAATGATCTTGATAGGGTTTTCCGCTGGTTTGTAGCTTTTATCATTGTGGCGGTGGCATATACTAGCTATGAAGTAAATAAGAATCGTAAGCATAAGCGCTTAGCTACGGAAAAAGTGATGATGGAAAATTACATTGATACTTTAGAGAAGATGCAATTTGATATTCAAAAAGTTCAGCACGACTACAAGAACATGCTGATGGGGATCACTGGCTACATTGAAGATGACCGAGTTGACGTTCCTGAGTTGAAGCATTTTCTTAAGAAAAATCAGTTGATGGAAAATAATGTTAAGCTTAAAACAGGAACGCTCCATCAGCTTAAGCGAATCAATCTTCCGGCAGTCAAAGGCCTGATTTCGACCAAAGTAGTGCAAGCGTCCCAGCTTGGGATTAGGGTATCGGTTGAGTGCAGTGAAGACATCCAAATTAGGCGGGTTGACCCTTTTGATTTGTCACGGGGGCTTGGGATCATTTTGGATAATGCGATTGAGGAATGCCGGAACCAAAAACAGCCGATGATTCGAATTGCTTTTATCGATTCTTACGAACGAACGATTATTGCGGTTGCTAATACTTGCAAAGAGGAAACACTTAACGTGGTTGCCGGAAAATCGACCAAAGGAAAAAATCGTGGTTTTGGACTCCAGAATTTAAAAGAAATTGTTAATAGTTCAAATCATCTCGGGCTTGAAACAACTTGTGCCAACTATATTTTTACTCAAAAAATATTTATTAGGAAATAA
- a CDS encoding S24 family peptidase, whose translation MGHGLAVKRITPASAGNTDKDAKKITLSDLVMRKHAGDKEIIVTYINGESMNRIMPNHSLIAIKKCTSVKDLRDGDIVAFKDAEQMCVKEFFNDFQSRTFSFSPNSADKSLTPVIYRWEDTKNIKIIGKVVICVVNF comes from the coding sequence TTGGGTCATGGGCTCGCTGTAAAAAGGATCACCCCCGCATCCGCGGGGAATACTGATAAAGATGCAAAAAAAATAACCCTTTCAGATTTGGTAATGAGAAAACACGCAGGTGACAAAGAAATTATTGTCACTTACATCAACGGAGAATCGATGAACAGGATTATGCCTAATCACTCTCTAATTGCAATAAAAAAATGTACCTCAGTTAAAGATTTAAGGGATGGCGACATTGTCGCTTTTAAAGATGCTGAGCAAATGTGCGTCAAGGAATTTTTTAACGATTTTCAAAGTCGTACTTTTTCCTTCAGCCCAAACAGCGCGGATAAATCTCTTACCCCAGTGATCTATCGTTGGGAAGATACTAAGAACATCAAGATCATCGGAAAGGTAGTAATATGTGTTGTAAATTTTTAG
- a CDS encoding tyrosine-type recombinase/integrase — protein MAAIRKRGKKWEYTIRYKDKDGISQRKSSGGFIKKAEAVQAAAEEELKLKKGVAIDSDITLIDYYDHWIEAYKAGKHDETTERKYKTYRNKLEKYFGVILKLKKMTRSDWQKFINDQGKTRAKTTVAELNSHIRAMARSAVRDRVIDSNFTEDIELVGGPSKLEALKYLEADDFRKLKKYVFEHTSLDNIICGMIATSIMSGARLSEVIGLTWNDIDFKDMTININKSWDHKYTKKFKKTKTPSSVRVIGVDSELLSILGKLKIEQEEYFKSIEYTSLNSQIFLDRSLKPPTGKETNAELRSIEKELKIRPEITFHGLRHTHASFLILKGIDINYISHRLGHANVSITMNTYAHLLKEHEKKEAKKTILALQAL, from the coding sequence ATGGCAGCAATTCGCAAGCGTGGCAAGAAATGGGAGTACACGATTCGATATAAAGATAAAGACGGTATTTCGCAGAGAAAATCAAGCGGAGGCTTTATTAAAAAGGCTGAGGCAGTCCAAGCTGCAGCCGAAGAAGAATTAAAGTTAAAAAAAGGCGTTGCTATAGATAGCGATATAACGCTCATCGACTATTATGATCACTGGATTGAAGCGTATAAAGCTGGCAAACACGATGAAACGACGGAAAGAAAGTACAAAACTTATCGAAATAAACTAGAAAAATATTTCGGGGTTATTTTAAAACTTAAAAAAATGACTAGATCGGACTGGCAAAAATTCATTAACGACCAAGGAAAAACTCGCGCAAAAACAACCGTTGCAGAGCTAAACAGCCACATCCGGGCAATGGCAAGATCTGCGGTACGTGATCGAGTAATCGACTCAAATTTTACCGAAGATATAGAACTTGTGGGAGGACCTTCAAAACTCGAAGCCTTAAAGTACCTTGAAGCAGATGACTTCCGGAAGCTAAAAAAATACGTTTTTGAGCACACTTCTCTTGATAACATCATTTGTGGTATGATCGCTACTTCTATCATGTCTGGCGCCCGTTTATCGGAAGTGATTGGGCTGACATGGAATGATATTGACTTTAAAGATATGACCATAAATATCAATAAATCTTGGGATCATAAGTACACAAAAAAATTCAAGAAAACAAAGACACCATCAAGCGTCCGAGTAATTGGGGTTGACTCTGAACTTTTGTCTATACTTGGAAAACTGAAAATTGAACAGGAAGAATATTTTAAGAGTATTGAGTATACTAGCTTAAACAGTCAGATATTTTTGGATAGATCGCTGAAACCACCTACTGGAAAAGAGACAAATGCTGAACTTCGTAGTATAGAAAAAGAGTTAAAAATTAGACCTGAAATCACTTTTCACGGCTTAAGACACACCCACGCGAGTTTTTTGATTTTAAAGGGAATTGACATAAATTACATCAGTCACAGGCTGGGGCATGCTAATGTATCGATCACAATGAACACTTATGCCCATTTATTAAAAGAGCACGAGAAAAAGGAAGCGAAAAAGACAATTTTGGCTTTGCAAGCACTATAG
- a CDS encoding TetR/AcrR family transcriptional regulator codes for MKFTAEQKNEVKQAIETSGEQLFLKYGLQKVTIDDIVNGVRIGKGTFYVFFANKFDLFLEISKRRQEKIFDQITDLPISPNKQVLQEVLLKAIKLFSTDDFLKMLDAPTKELLQQKSSDKFIEIHNAFDQTVLTKLNEFGLKPLVPNDVMIELMNVIFIYGIEVFSTQKDDRALRQLIDLVVSNELKGLSDE; via the coding sequence ATGAAATTTACCGCTGAACAAAAAAATGAAGTCAAACAAGCCATTGAAACTTCTGGTGAACAGTTGTTTTTAAAATATGGATTACAAAAAGTCACAATTGATGACATCGTTAATGGGGTCCGAATTGGAAAAGGAACGTTTTATGTTTTCTTTGCCAACAAGTTCGACTTATTTTTAGAAATTAGTAAACGTCGTCAAGAAAAAATTTTCGATCAAATAACGGATCTCCCCATTTCGCCAAATAAACAAGTTCTACAAGAGGTTTTACTTAAAGCAATCAAACTTTTTAGCACTGATGATTTTTTAAAAATGTTAGATGCTCCAACAAAAGAATTATTACAGCAAAAATCTTCCGACAAATTTATAGAAATTCATAATGCTTTTGATCAGACCGTTCTAACAAAACTTAACGAATTTGGTCTGAAACCTCTGGTTCCGAATGATGTGATGATCGAATTAATGAATGTAATTTTCATCTACGGAATTGAAGTTTTTTCCACGCAGAAAGATGACCGCGCTTTAAGACAATTAATTGATCTCGTCGTCTCAAATGAGTTGAAGGGACTGTCTGATGAATGA
- a CDS encoding ABC transporter ATP-binding protein, giving the protein MNELITFQRVDKTYEMTSALKNINFTINEKEFVVILGPSGAGKSTLLNLLGGLDQPSTGDIWVQGINIAEFNENELADYRAKKVGFIFQFYNLLPTLNALDNVNLVHQVNNSSLNGENILQKVGLAEKMRQYPSELSGGEQQRVSIARAIAKNAPILLCDEPTGALDTQTGKQIMKLLKSLNRQGKTVIVVTHNEEFSVLANKVIRLKDGEIESIESNLHPSEAD; this is encoded by the coding sequence ATGAATGAACTAATAACATTTCAACGAGTAGATAAAACCTACGAGATGACATCCGCCTTGAAAAATATTAATTTTACAATTAATGAAAAAGAATTTGTTGTAATTTTAGGACCTAGCGGTGCCGGAAAATCAACTCTCTTAAATTTATTAGGTGGACTTGACCAGCCCTCAACAGGAGATATTTGGGTTCAGGGAATTAATATTGCCGAATTTAACGAAAATGAATTAGCCGATTATCGGGCAAAAAAAGTCGGTTTCATTTTTCAATTTTATAATTTATTGCCAACACTAAATGCCTTAGACAATGTGAATCTGGTACATCAAGTTAACAATTCAAGTCTTAACGGAGAAAATATATTACAAAAAGTCGGTCTTGCCGAAAAGATGCGTCAATATCCGTCAGAGCTTTCTGGCGGAGAACAACAGCGAGTATCGATTGCTCGTGCCATTGCAAAAAATGCTCCGATCTTATTATGTGATGAACCAACTGGTGCCTTGGATACTCAAACGGGTAAGCAAATTATGAAACTACTCAAAAGTTTAAATCGACAAGGAAAAACTGTAATTGTGGTAACTCATAATGAAGAATTCTCAGTTCTAGCCAATAAAGTCATTCGATTAAAAGACGGCGAAATTGAATCCATCGAAAGTAATTTGCATCCTTCAGAGGCCGATTAA